A region of Myxococcus stipitatus DSM 14675 DNA encodes the following proteins:
- a CDS encoding IS3 family transposase (programmed frameshift) produces MPKPKPPYPPEFRARIVELAKAGRTTRSLAEEFQVTDTTVRNWVRQGEVDEGTRQDGLTTDEKQELARLRREVKVLREERDILSKAGGLVRTGRRRDAQEAFRFVSENQAKHAVATLCRVLGVTEAGYYAWKGRPASKRAVEDEQLTESIRGIHRMSDSTYGAPRVRAELAEEHRVKVGMRRVARLMRAAGLVGVSRRAYCVTTRRDEVARPAADLVKRRFEASRPDELWVADITYIPTWAGFLYLAVVLDVWSRKVVGWAMATNLKAELVIAALDMAVAQRQPRDVIHHSDQGCQYTSLGFGQRCGQAGVRPSMGSVGDAYDNALCESFFASLECEPLDRRTFRTHSEGRMAVFQYIEGWYNLRRRHSALSYQSPANYENRYRTAA; encoded by the exons ATGCCGAAACCGAAGCCTCCATACCCTCCGGAGTTCCGGGCCAGGATTGTCGAGCTGGCCAAGGCAGGGAGAACAACCAGGAGCCTGGCCGAGGAGTTCCAGGTCACCGACACGACGGTGCGCAATTGGGTGCGTCAGGGCGAGGTGGACGAGGGCACACGCCAGGACGGGCTGACGACGGACGAGAAGCAGGAACTGGCGAGGCTGCGGCGAGAGGTGAAGGTGCTGCGAGAGGAGCGTGACATCCTCTCAAAAGCCG GCGGCCTGGTTCGCACAGGAAGGCGTCGGGACGCCCAAGAAGCGTTCCGATTCGTGAGCGAGAACCAGGCCAAGCATGCGGTGGCGACGCTGTGCCGGGTGCTGGGTGTCACCGAGGCGGGCTACTACGCCTGGAAGGGACGCCCCGCCTCGAAGAGGGCTGTGGAGGATGAGCAGCTGACCGAGAGCATCCGTGGCATCCATCGGATGTCGGACAGCACGTATGGCGCGCCCCGAGTGAGAGCGGAGCTGGCCGAGGAGCACCGGGTGAAGGTGGGGATGCGGCGAGTGGCTCGCCTGATGCGGGCCGCTGGCCTGGTGGGAGTCAGCCGGCGGGCATACTGCGTGACGACGAGGAGAGATGAGGTGGCGCGGCCCGCGGCGGACCTGGTGAAGCGAAGATTCGAGGCGAGCAGGCCCGACGAGTTGTGGGTGGCAGACATCACCTACATCCCAACGTGGGCGGGATTCCTCTACCTGGCTGTTGTCCTCGACGTGTGGAGTCGCAAGGTCGTGGGGTGGGCCATGGCCACGAATCTGAAGGCAGAGCTCGTCATCGCCGCGCTGGACATGGCGGTAGCCCAGCGCCAACCCAGGGACGTCATTCATCATTCGGACCAGGGGTGCCAATACACCTCACTGGGCTTCGGGCAGCGCTGCGGACAAGCGGGTGTGCGTCCCTCCATGGGCAGTGTCGGCGATGCGTACGACAACGCCCTCTGCGAGTCCTTCTTCGCCAGCTTGGAGTGCGAACCGCTCGACCGCCGGACCTTCCGGACTCATTCAGAGGGACGGATGGCTGTCTTTCAGTACATCGAGGGCTGGTACAATCTGCGACGGAGACACTCCGCACTCAGCTACCAGTCCCCGGCTAACTATGAGAATAGGTACCGAACGGCGGCTTGA
- a CDS encoding DUF1003 domain-containing protein, translating into MPADVALLKEVPLFAALDDEERALLAAQLEEVHLRASEKVFNRGDPGGAIYIVSSGEVQISVEDTTGQVIVFETARRGDFFGELSLLDGDPRSADARAIQDTCALKVDRADLQLLFQRHPSSAMDVLTAIGRRLREADKMLHSRPTLSPNEMVEERLTPIQRLADGLAAFSGTFTFMLLHAAWFAAWISINLGWVPGVHPFDPFPFGLLTMVVSLEAIFLSCFVLISQSRQAAKDRIRSDVEYEANIRAGMEVTQLHSKLDHLYAQTMARLDAVEKARHPTPPRPGNATSTPG; encoded by the coding sequence ATGCCCGCCGACGTCGCCCTGCTCAAGGAAGTCCCCCTCTTCGCCGCCCTCGACGACGAGGAGCGCGCCCTGCTCGCCGCCCAGCTCGAGGAGGTCCACCTGCGGGCCAGCGAGAAGGTCTTCAACCGGGGCGACCCCGGCGGCGCCATCTACATCGTCAGCTCCGGCGAGGTGCAAATCTCCGTCGAGGACACCACCGGCCAGGTCATCGTCTTCGAGACCGCCCGCCGCGGGGACTTCTTCGGCGAGCTCTCCCTCCTCGACGGAGACCCGCGCAGCGCCGACGCCCGCGCCATCCAGGACACCTGCGCCCTCAAGGTCGACCGCGCCGACCTCCAGCTCCTCTTCCAACGCCACCCCTCCAGCGCCATGGACGTCCTCACCGCCATCGGCCGCCGGCTGCGCGAAGCGGACAAGATGCTCCACAGCCGCCCCACCCTCAGCCCCAACGAGATGGTCGAGGAACGGCTCACCCCCATCCAGCGCCTCGCCGATGGCCTCGCCGCCTTCAGCGGCACCTTCACCTTCATGCTCCTCCACGCCGCCTGGTTCGCCGCGTGGATCTCCATCAACCTCGGCTGGGTCCCCGGGGTCCACCCCTTCGACCCGTTCCCCTTCGGCCTGCTCACCATGGTCGTCAGCCTGGAGGCCATCTTCCTCTCCTGCTTCGTCCTCATCAGCCAGAGCCGCCAGGCCGCCAAGGACCGCATCCGCTCCGACGTGGAGTACGAAGCCAACATCCGCGCCGGCATGGAGGTCACCCAGCTCCACTCCAAGCTGGACCACCTCTACGCGCAGACCATGGCCCGCCTCGACGCCGTGGAGAAGGCACGCCACCCCACCCCGCCCCGTCCCGGAAACGCGACGAGCACCCCAGGGTAG
- a CDS encoding 1,4-dihydroxy-2-naphthoyl-CoA synthase, with protein sequence MVSAIFNPARWKPIEGHKFKDITFHRAVDQGTVRIAFNRPEVRNAFRPRTVDELSRALEATRFMTDVGCVLITGNGPSPKDGGWAFCSGGDQRIRGKDGYKYEGEEGESDPAKLGRLHILEVQRQIRFLPKAVIAVVPGWAVGGGHSLHVVCDMTIASQEHAVFKQTDADVASFDGGYGSALLARQVGQKRAREIFFVGGNYSAQEAFQMGMVNAVVPHEKLEDFALEWAAEINTKSPTAIKMLKYAFNLPDDGMVGQQLFAGEATRLAYGTDEAQEGRDAFVQKRKRDFKKFPWGY encoded by the coding sequence ATGGTCTCGGCCATCTTCAATCCGGCCCGTTGGAAGCCCATCGAGGGCCACAAGTTCAAGGACATCACGTTCCACCGCGCGGTGGACCAGGGCACGGTGCGCATCGCGTTCAACCGGCCCGAGGTGCGCAATGCGTTCCGTCCGCGCACGGTCGATGAGCTGTCGCGCGCCCTGGAGGCCACGCGGTTCATGACGGACGTGGGGTGTGTGTTGATTACCGGCAACGGGCCGTCGCCGAAGGATGGCGGCTGGGCGTTCTGCTCGGGTGGAGACCAGCGCATCCGAGGGAAGGACGGGTACAAGTACGAGGGGGAGGAGGGGGAGTCGGACCCGGCGAAGCTGGGGCGGCTGCACATCCTGGAGGTGCAGCGGCAGATCCGCTTCCTGCCCAAGGCGGTGATTGCGGTGGTGCCGGGCTGGGCGGTGGGCGGTGGGCACAGCCTGCATGTCGTCTGTGACATGACCATCGCGAGCCAGGAGCACGCGGTGTTCAAGCAGACGGACGCGGACGTGGCGAGCTTCGACGGAGGTTATGGGTCGGCGCTGCTGGCGCGGCAGGTGGGGCAGAAGCGGGCGCGGGAGATCTTCTTCGTGGGGGGGAACTACTCGGCGCAGGAGGCCTTCCAGATGGGGATGGTCAACGCCGTGGTGCCGCACGAGAAGCTGGAGGACTTCGCGCTGGAGTGGGCGGCGGAGATCAACACGAAGAGCCCCACGGCCATCAAGATGCTGAAGTATGCGTTCAACCTGCCGGATGACGGCATGGTGGGACAGCAGCTCTTCGCCGGCGAGGCGACGCGGCTGGCGTATGGGACGGACGAGGCCCAGGAGGGCCGGGATGCGTTCGTCCAGAAGAGGAAGCGGGACTTCAAGAAGTTCCCCTGGGGGTACTGA